From one Thalassoroseus pseudoceratinae genomic stretch:
- a CDS encoding diacylglycerol kinase family protein, translating into MDAEPPADESPHISRAPSLWHSFRFAAEGMWYALRTQRNLRIHFGAAAIVMTLATWLHVSRFAWAVLVLLIGLVLAAELINTVVEAVVDLVSPEFHPLAKIAKDVAAAAVLTVSVTAVVVGLFLLGPPLWEALFES; encoded by the coding sequence ATGGATGCCGAACCGCCAGCGGACGAATCGCCACACATCAGCCGCGCCCCTTCGCTTTGGCACAGCTTTCGATTTGCCGCCGAGGGCATGTGGTATGCGTTGCGGACCCAACGCAACTTGCGAATTCACTTCGGTGCCGCTGCCATTGTGATGACATTGGCCACGTGGCTGCACGTCTCTCGCTTTGCGTGGGCGGTGCTGGTGCTGCTCATCGGCTTGGTGTTGGCAGCGGAGTTGATTAACACCGTGGTGGAAGCGGTGGTCGATCTCGTCTCGCCGGAGTTTCACCCGCTCGCGAAAATCGCCAAAGACGTCGCCGCCGCCGCGGTGCTAACGGTCTCGGTGACGGCGGTGGTCGTCGGGTTGTTCCTCCTCGGTCCGCCGTTGTGGGAAGCGTTGTTCGAATCGTAA
- a CDS encoding sulfatase family protein encodes MSRPNILWFCTDQQRADTIAALGNSLIRTPNVDRLVSEGVSFTEAYAQSPVCTPSRASMLTGRYPRTTRCRQNGQGIPPTERLVPRMLADGGYVCGLAGKLHLGSCANGQVEQRIDDGYSVFHWSHHPQPDWPENAYTQWLSRHGQSWEKLYDGPSTRFVKRGVPAKWHQTTWCAEMAIEFIEAQAATDQPWMFSVNCFAPHHPFDPPGEYLDRYDPQDMPLPKFQAGELDGKPKFQQLDHAHAHNEPGSYPTADMTDDEAREVVAAYYAMIEHIDHEFGRILTALEQTGQRRDTLVIFMSDHGEMLGDHGLLLKGPHFYDEAVRVPLVMSWPERFQAGLRSDALVELVDLAPTLLESAGIPIELGIQGRSLLPILRGEADPHSHREFVFSEYYNAWTHADAYSTMLRTRDEKIVVHHGQPVGELYDLRADPDEFVNLWDEPTESDRKLRMLQAAFDASVFTMDPLPPRLGPF; translated from the coding sequence ATGTCTCGTCCGAATATTCTTTGGTTCTGCACCGACCAACAACGGGCCGACACAATTGCGGCACTCGGGAATTCGTTAATTCGCACGCCGAACGTGGATCGTTTGGTCTCCGAAGGCGTGAGCTTCACGGAAGCGTATGCTCAAAGCCCGGTTTGCACGCCAAGCCGGGCTTCCATGCTGACCGGGCGGTATCCCCGCACGACGCGTTGTCGCCAGAACGGGCAGGGCATTCCACCGACCGAACGGCTTGTGCCGCGAATGCTCGCGGACGGCGGTTACGTTTGCGGTTTGGCGGGGAAGTTGCATCTTGGGTCCTGTGCGAACGGGCAAGTCGAACAGCGGATCGACGATGGTTATTCGGTCTTTCACTGGAGTCATCATCCGCAACCCGATTGGCCGGAAAACGCCTACACGCAATGGTTATCTCGACACGGCCAGAGTTGGGAGAAACTTTACGACGGTCCGTCCACGCGATTCGTCAAACGAGGTGTGCCGGCGAAGTGGCATCAAACGACGTGGTGTGCCGAGATGGCGATTGAGTTCATCGAGGCTCAAGCCGCCACCGATCAACCATGGATGTTCAGCGTGAATTGTTTCGCGCCGCATCATCCGTTCGATCCGCCCGGCGAATACTTGGACCGCTACGATCCCCAAGACATGCCACTGCCGAAGTTTCAAGCGGGGGAACTCGACGGCAAACCGAAGTTTCAACAACTCGATCACGCTCATGCTCATAACGAGCCGGGTTCGTATCCGACGGCGGACATGACCGATGACGAAGCCCGCGAAGTCGTGGCGGCGTATTATGCGATGATCGAACACATCGACCACGAATTCGGCCGCATTCTGACGGCTCTCGAACAAACTGGGCAACGACGCGATACGCTGGTGATCTTCATGTCCGATCATGGCGAGATGCTGGGCGATCATGGTTTGCTTTTGAAGGGGCCGCATTTTTACGACGAAGCGGTTCGCGTGCCGTTGGTGATGTCTTGGCCGGAACGGTTCCAGGCCGGTTTACGAAGCGATGCCCTCGTGGAGTTGGTCGATCTCGCGCCGACGCTGCTGGAATCCGCCGGCATACCGATCGAATTGGGGATTCAAGGGCGGTCGTTGTTGCCAATTCTCCGTGGAGAAGCCGACCCGCATTCGCATCGGGAATTCGTGTTCTCCGAGTACTACAATGCCTGGACTCACGCTGACGCATATTCGACAATGCTGCGGACGCGAGACGAGAAAATCGTTGTGCATCATGGACAGCCGGTAGGGGAACTCTATGATTTGCGGGCCGATCCCGACGAGTTCGTGAACCTATGGGATGAACCGACCGAATCTGATCGAAAACTCAGGATGCTTCAAGCTGCTTTCGACGCGAGCGTGTTCACAATGGATCCGTTGCCGCCACGTTTGGGGCCGTTTTGA